From a single Entelurus aequoreus isolate RoL-2023_Sb linkage group LG12, RoL_Eaeq_v1.1, whole genome shotgun sequence genomic region:
- the ctc1 gene encoding CST complex subunit CTC1 isoform X12, with product MDPLQPVRDQFNLHSDAEVKWLEELFNLIRDQICPVLSGPDTSCQTANQRASNLTVCVLKRIQKNMSATHTLPVSYRLVCVSELLSHQRLACVINLSWSTHQQRTLAKEAELSLPGQQALPRANLLLIGCLTYNQDGEWRLMDASGSVRCEVMSPSPLWLNRLVFLPHWHYIPQNAPQQAQPDARGYLEMIGSPVLLSPGLVHGSVTAPVAGARPGITVSVTEAAALVHNRIRGQRLSVSGHVASVCPLLVIAGTSFFCFTLTDKTHTIPVLVKDSSKLWWTQCLSVGMGVCVTALRVCVLKAWRGNNILCVTEHSEIHKTHTPAEDTPPAMSPPLMTSHLGEGQPEMCLVQSAVRIKHSRVISYQGTVTEVVSEGAGLYIMDKVMGLCLAYQPTLRRRLRVGDKVQLHHVHFLYRPCPDFPPSMLCTCLRSTLTVTNFSGVLGSVPNHSCPGDGVLPRLLVEKSTAVSQYLWTCHLSSQLKCSLLCSTTTHCVCLLSWKLMEIVLGEGQQQRRDIYIEMLDEPHSCLLMQYAADWAQHQYVSLSELCKSLQEDSWASLSLSSLLPSAGGGLTRVEMNSAVAWSSRTLTSDPTGEPGETLGRRPLLLVGVLELPSHPSQHVLQLRDATGVIACVVTGNTQEEEGGGQRAFLNTAWIGCLVCVQRFTMVTERFLQSDFPSYQHLDQDKFITHKHCRVYLQFSQDCIHILSPSAAMVTHLCQKGVESVDKKKKVQIAATKKRRRWEEEPEASQSSSSIPMTATYPCVSVVLRLEQKTGVTWMNTGVGLEEEEAGLIACFSAKSTVVGPVVAWGHDPKNRPMEDSEVDKEKQVNVVCSGASARWFPVLQSGCFYRLVVPNTQDCSVLIDCAVSGSRSDFTVKVQSDWKFHTLTRPLFVHTYEQNVSSTVSSVSQVLDNSCADVVCFQGFVSERINLDDRTKNTGHAQIGVRLTVCDQSGRSINVYLKLKNLNYPPGLLPGNTLMLSNFHKKLSRTGSVYCTNLPVSWVAVVRVRDKSSEGRPPVPIMHLGLWTRQSSTVGRIKGHVSACSQCLSSSACVFDSTAK from the exons ATGGACCCTCTGCAGCCGGTTCGGGACCAGTTTAATCTGCACAGTGATGCG GAAGTAAAATGGTTGGAAGAACTATTTAATTTAATCAGAGACCAGATTTGTCCTGTGCTCTCTGGCCCCGACACCTCCTGTCAGACAG CCAACCAGCGTGCGTCCAATCTGACTGTGTGTGTGCTAAAGAGGATACAAAAGAACATGTCTGCCACACACACATTACCTGTCAGCTACAG GCTGGTGTGCGTCTCTGAGCTTCTCTCTCACCAGCGTCTGGCCTGTGTCATTAACTTGTCGTGGAGCACCCATCAGCAGCGAACGTTGGCCAAGGAGGCTGAGCTGTCTCTGCCAGGTCAGCAGGCTTTACCACGAGCCAacctgctgctgattggctgtCTGACGTACAACCAAGACGGCGAGTGGAGGCTGATGGACGCCAGCGGCAGCGTCAGGTGTGAG GTCATGTCTCCATCACCTCTGTGGCTGAATCGTCTCGTCTTCCTGCCCCACTGGCACTACATCCCCCAAAATGCTCCACAGCAAGCGCAGCCAGATGCTCGAGGCTACTTAGAGATGATTGGCTCTCCGGTTCTGTTGAGTCCTGGCCTTGTGCATGGATCGGTGACTGCCCCTGTTGCAGGGGCGAGACCTGGAATCACAGTCAGTGTCACAGAGGCTGCAGCCTTAGTACACAACAG GATCCGAGGACAACGTTTGTCCGTCAGCGGCCATGTAGCTTCTGTCTGCCCCTTGTTGGTCATTGCAGGAACTTCCTTCTTCTGCTTCACACTGACAGACAAGACACACACAATACCTGTCTTGGTCAAG gaCAGCAGCAAGTTGTGGTGGACACAATGTTTGTCCGTCGGgatgggtgtgtgtgtgacagcctTGCGTGTGTGTGTCCTGAAAGCCTGGAGAGGAAACAACATTCTGTGTGTGACTGAACACTCCGAAATACACAAGACACACACTCCAGCAGAGGACACGCCACCGGCCATGTCTCCCCCACTGATGACATCACACCTAGGAGAAGGACAACCTGAGATGTGCCTTGTCCAATCAGCTGTCAGGATCAAACATTCCAGAGTTATCAGTTACcag GGCACAGTGACTGAAGTGGTGAGCGAAGGGGCGGGTCTGTACATAATGGACAAGGTGATGGGTCTGTGTCTGGCCTATCAGCCTACGCTGAGGAGGAGGCTCCGAGTGGGAGACAAAGTACag CTCCATCACGTTCACTTCCTCTACCGGCCCTGTCCTGATTTTCCTCCCAGCATGCTTTGCACTTGTCTGCGCTCCACTTTGACGGTGACAAACTTCAGCGGGGTGCTTGGCTCAGTCCCTAATCACAGCTGTCCCGGTGATGGTGTGTTGCCGCGGTTACTGGTGGAGAAGAGCACGGCCGTCTCCCAGTATCTGTGGACCTGCCACCTCAGCTCCCAGCTGAAATGCAG TCTGCTTTGCAGCACCACAACCCACTGTGTGTGTTTGCTGTCATGGAAACTGATGGAGATTGTGTTAGGAGAAGGGCAACAACAAAGACGAGACATCTACATCGAGATGCTGGACGAGCCTCACTCATGTCTGCTAATGCAG TATGCGGCTGACTGGGCGCAGCATCAATATGTCAGCCTATCTGAGCTATGCAAGTCCCTCCAAGAGGACTCTTGGGCTTCATTATCACTCAGCTCTCTGCTGCCATCCGCTGGAGGTGGACTGACACGAGTCGAGATGAACTCGGCCGTGGCCTGGTCCAGCAGGACTTTGACTTCTGACCCAACGGGCGAGCCCGGAGAGACGCTTGG ACGGCGTCCCCTGCTGCTCGTCGGCGTGTTGGAGCTTCCTTCTCACCCATCACAACACGTGCTTCAGCTGAGAGACGCTACAGGGGTTATCGCCTGCGTCGTCACAGGCAACAcccaggaggaggaggggggaggTCAAAGGGCTTTTTTAAATACTGCATGGATAG GTTGTCTAGTATGTGTCCAGCGGTTCACCATGGTAACAGAGCGATTCCTCCAATCAGATTTTCCCTCCTACCAACACTTAGACCAGGACAAGTTCATCACACATAAACACTGCag GGTTTACCTCCAGTTTTCTCAGGATTGCATCCACATTTTGAGTCCATCTGCTGCCATGGTAACTCACCTATGTCAGAAAGGGGTGGAGTCAGTAGATAAGAAGAAAAAGGTTCAAATAGCTGCgacaaagaagagaagaagatgGGAAGAGGAGCCAGAGGCCTCCCAGTCTTCTTCCTCCATTCCCATGACAGCCACCTACCCCTGCGTCTCAGTGGTCCTCAGGCTGGAGCAGAAGACTGGTGTGACTTGGATGAACACAGGGGTAGGGCTAGAGGAAGAGGAGGCTGGACTGATCGCTTGCTTCTCTGCTAAATCCACTGTGGTTGGTCCAGTGGTAGCCTGGGGGCATGACCCAAAGAACAGGCCAATGGAGGACTCTGAGGTGGACAAAGAGAAACAG GTGAACGTGGTGTGTTCAGGTGCGTCAGCTCGCTGGTTTCCTGTCCTCCAGTCAGGATGTTTTTACAGACTAGTGGTACCCAACACACAG GATTGCAGCGTGTTGATTGACTGTGCTGTCTCTGGGTCGAGAAGCGACTTCACTGTGAAGGTGCAATCTGATTGGAAGTTTCACACACTGACACGCCCACTCTTTGTGCACACCTATGAACAG AATGTCTCATCCACTGTGTCATCGGTGTCTCAAGTCCTGGACAACAG TTGTGCAGATGTGGTGTGTTTCCAGGGTTTTGTTTCTGAGCGAATCAATCTGGATGACAGGACAAAGAACACTGGACATGCTCAAATAG gTGTGCGTCTCACAGTGTGTGACCAAAGTGGGAGGAGCATCAATGTCTACCTGAAGTTGAAGAACCTCAACTACCCGCCTGGTCTGTTGCCAGGCAACACTCTGATGCTCTCAAATTTCCACAAAAAACTGTCCAG GACAGGAAGTGTGTACTGCACTAATCTACCAGTCAGCTGGGTGGCGGTCGTGCGTGTGCGAGATAAAAG TTCTGAGGGACGCCCACCGGTTCCCATCATGCACCTGGGCCTGTGGACTCGACAGAGCAGCACCGTGGGTCGAATCAAAGGTCACGTG TCAGCTTGCAGTCAGTGTCTCTCGTCCTCAGCTTGCGTCTTTGACAGCACAGCTAA GTGA
- the ctc1 gene encoding CST complex subunit CTC1 isoform X3, producing MDPLQPVRDQFNLHSDAEVKWLEELFNLIRDQICPVLSGPDTSCQTANQRASNLTVCVLKRIQKNMSATHTLPVSYRLVCVSELLSHQRLACVINLSWSTHQQRTLAKEAELSLPGQQALPRANLLLIGCLTYNQDGEWRLMDASGSVRCEVMSPSPLWLNRLVFLPHWHYIPQNAPQQAQPDARGYLEMIGSPVLLSPGLVHGSVTAPVAGARPGITVSVTEAAALVHNRIRGQRLSVSGHVASVCPLLVIAGTSFFCFTLTDKTHTIPVLVKDSSKLWWTQCLSVGMGVCVTALRVCVLKAWRGNNILCVTEHSEIHKTHTPAEDTPPAMSPPLMTSHLGEGQPEMCLVQSAVRIKHSRVISYQGTVTEVVSEGAGLYIMDKVMGLCLAYQPTLRRRLRVGDKVQLHHVHFLYRPCPDFPPSMLCTCLRSTLTVTNFSGVLGSVPNHSCPGDGVLPRLLVEKSTAVSQYLWTCHLSSQLKCSLLCSTTTHCVCLLSWKLMEIVLGEGQQQRRDIYIEMLDEPHSCLLMQYAADWAQHQYVSLSELCKSLQEDSWASLSLSSLLPSAGGGLTRVEMNSAVAWSSRTLTSDPTGEPGETLGRRPLLLVGVLELPSHPSQHVLQLRDATGVIACVVTGNTQEEEGGGQRAFLNTAWIGCLVCVQRFTMVTERFLQSDFPSYQHLDQDKFITHKHCRVYLQFSQDCIHILSPSAAMVTHLCQKGVESVDKKKKVQIAATKKRRRWEEEPEASQSSSSIPMTATYPCVSVVLRLEQKTGVTWMNTGVGLEEEEAGLIACFSAKSTVVGPVVAWGHDPKNRPMEDSEVDKEKQVNVVCSGASARWFPVLQSGCFYRLVVPNTQDCSVLIDCAVSGSRSDFTVKVQSDWKFHTLTRPLFVHTYEQNVSSTVSSVSQVLDNSCADVVCFQGFVSERINLDDRTKNTGHAQIGVRLTVCDQSGRSINVYLKLKNLNYPPGLLPGNTLMLSNFHKKLSRTGSVYCTNLPVSWVAVVRVRDKSSEGRPPVPIMHLGLWTRQSSTVGRIKGHVVCFLFLQLQWKCSQCGSVFRQSACSQCLSSSACVFDSTAKLVIDDGTGEAHVRFSGMHVRQLLGLAHSQWEGLQRALKVRGDITVYPRGRSTSCDSDDWLLHFLLLCVRRVDSLFLTCSRQHEAKTEVVKTLSRRKRDFLTRLAPPPKLTCQQMHSLPTAH from the exons ATGGACCCTCTGCAGCCGGTTCGGGACCAGTTTAATCTGCACAGTGATGCG GAAGTAAAATGGTTGGAAGAACTATTTAATTTAATCAGAGACCAGATTTGTCCTGTGCTCTCTGGCCCCGACACCTCCTGTCAGACAG CCAACCAGCGTGCGTCCAATCTGACTGTGTGTGTGCTAAAGAGGATACAAAAGAACATGTCTGCCACACACACATTACCTGTCAGCTACAG GCTGGTGTGCGTCTCTGAGCTTCTCTCTCACCAGCGTCTGGCCTGTGTCATTAACTTGTCGTGGAGCACCCATCAGCAGCGAACGTTGGCCAAGGAGGCTGAGCTGTCTCTGCCAGGTCAGCAGGCTTTACCACGAGCCAacctgctgctgattggctgtCTGACGTACAACCAAGACGGCGAGTGGAGGCTGATGGACGCCAGCGGCAGCGTCAGGTGTGAG GTCATGTCTCCATCACCTCTGTGGCTGAATCGTCTCGTCTTCCTGCCCCACTGGCACTACATCCCCCAAAATGCTCCACAGCAAGCGCAGCCAGATGCTCGAGGCTACTTAGAGATGATTGGCTCTCCGGTTCTGTTGAGTCCTGGCCTTGTGCATGGATCGGTGACTGCCCCTGTTGCAGGGGCGAGACCTGGAATCACAGTCAGTGTCACAGAGGCTGCAGCCTTAGTACACAACAG GATCCGAGGACAACGTTTGTCCGTCAGCGGCCATGTAGCTTCTGTCTGCCCCTTGTTGGTCATTGCAGGAACTTCCTTCTTCTGCTTCACACTGACAGACAAGACACACACAATACCTGTCTTGGTCAAG gaCAGCAGCAAGTTGTGGTGGACACAATGTTTGTCCGTCGGgatgggtgtgtgtgtgacagcctTGCGTGTGTGTGTCCTGAAAGCCTGGAGAGGAAACAACATTCTGTGTGTGACTGAACACTCCGAAATACACAAGACACACACTCCAGCAGAGGACACGCCACCGGCCATGTCTCCCCCACTGATGACATCACACCTAGGAGAAGGACAACCTGAGATGTGCCTTGTCCAATCAGCTGTCAGGATCAAACATTCCAGAGTTATCAGTTACcag GGCACAGTGACTGAAGTGGTGAGCGAAGGGGCGGGTCTGTACATAATGGACAAGGTGATGGGTCTGTGTCTGGCCTATCAGCCTACGCTGAGGAGGAGGCTCCGAGTGGGAGACAAAGTACag CTCCATCACGTTCACTTCCTCTACCGGCCCTGTCCTGATTTTCCTCCCAGCATGCTTTGCACTTGTCTGCGCTCCACTTTGACGGTGACAAACTTCAGCGGGGTGCTTGGCTCAGTCCCTAATCACAGCTGTCCCGGTGATGGTGTGTTGCCGCGGTTACTGGTGGAGAAGAGCACGGCCGTCTCCCAGTATCTGTGGACCTGCCACCTCAGCTCCCAGCTGAAATGCAG TCTGCTTTGCAGCACCACAACCCACTGTGTGTGTTTGCTGTCATGGAAACTGATGGAGATTGTGTTAGGAGAAGGGCAACAACAAAGACGAGACATCTACATCGAGATGCTGGACGAGCCTCACTCATGTCTGCTAATGCAG TATGCGGCTGACTGGGCGCAGCATCAATATGTCAGCCTATCTGAGCTATGCAAGTCCCTCCAAGAGGACTCTTGGGCTTCATTATCACTCAGCTCTCTGCTGCCATCCGCTGGAGGTGGACTGACACGAGTCGAGATGAACTCGGCCGTGGCCTGGTCCAGCAGGACTTTGACTTCTGACCCAACGGGCGAGCCCGGAGAGACGCTTGG ACGGCGTCCCCTGCTGCTCGTCGGCGTGTTGGAGCTTCCTTCTCACCCATCACAACACGTGCTTCAGCTGAGAGACGCTACAGGGGTTATCGCCTGCGTCGTCACAGGCAACAcccaggaggaggaggggggaggTCAAAGGGCTTTTTTAAATACTGCATGGATAG GTTGTCTAGTATGTGTCCAGCGGTTCACCATGGTAACAGAGCGATTCCTCCAATCAGATTTTCCCTCCTACCAACACTTAGACCAGGACAAGTTCATCACACATAAACACTGCag GGTTTACCTCCAGTTTTCTCAGGATTGCATCCACATTTTGAGTCCATCTGCTGCCATGGTAACTCACCTATGTCAGAAAGGGGTGGAGTCAGTAGATAAGAAGAAAAAGGTTCAAATAGCTGCgacaaagaagagaagaagatgGGAAGAGGAGCCAGAGGCCTCCCAGTCTTCTTCCTCCATTCCCATGACAGCCACCTACCCCTGCGTCTCAGTGGTCCTCAGGCTGGAGCAGAAGACTGGTGTGACTTGGATGAACACAGGGGTAGGGCTAGAGGAAGAGGAGGCTGGACTGATCGCTTGCTTCTCTGCTAAATCCACTGTGGTTGGTCCAGTGGTAGCCTGGGGGCATGACCCAAAGAACAGGCCAATGGAGGACTCTGAGGTGGACAAAGAGAAACAG GTGAACGTGGTGTGTTCAGGTGCGTCAGCTCGCTGGTTTCCTGTCCTCCAGTCAGGATGTTTTTACAGACTAGTGGTACCCAACACACAG GATTGCAGCGTGTTGATTGACTGTGCTGTCTCTGGGTCGAGAAGCGACTTCACTGTGAAGGTGCAATCTGATTGGAAGTTTCACACACTGACACGCCCACTCTTTGTGCACACCTATGAACAG AATGTCTCATCCACTGTGTCATCGGTGTCTCAAGTCCTGGACAACAG TTGTGCAGATGTGGTGTGTTTCCAGGGTTTTGTTTCTGAGCGAATCAATCTGGATGACAGGACAAAGAACACTGGACATGCTCAAATAG gTGTGCGTCTCACAGTGTGTGACCAAAGTGGGAGGAGCATCAATGTCTACCTGAAGTTGAAGAACCTCAACTACCCGCCTGGTCTGTTGCCAGGCAACACTCTGATGCTCTCAAATTTCCACAAAAAACTGTCCAG GACAGGAAGTGTGTACTGCACTAATCTACCAGTCAGCTGGGTGGCGGTCGTGCGTGTGCGAGATAAAAG TTCTGAGGGACGCCCACCGGTTCCCATCATGCACCTGGGCCTGTGGACTCGACAGAGCAGCACCGTGGGTCGAATCAAAGGTCACGTGGTGTGTTTCCTGTTCCTGCAGCTGCAGTGGAAGTGTTCACAGTGTGGGAGTGTTTTCcgacag TCAGCTTGCAGTCAGTGTCTCTCGTCCTCAGCTTGCGTCTTTGACAGCACAGCTAA GTTGGTAATCGACGACGGCACAGGTGAGGCTCACGTGCGTTTCTCAGGGATGCATGTTCGTCAGCTGCTTGGATTGGCCCATTCTCAGTGGGAGGGTCTTCAAAGAGCACTCAAAGTCAGAGGTGACATCACAGTGTATCCCCGCGGACGGAGTACG TCGTGCGACTCAGACGATTGGCTGCTTCACTTCCTGTTGTTATGTGTGCGGAGAGTTGACTCATTGTTTTTGACCTGCAGCAGACAACACGAAGCCAAAACagaag TGGTCAAAACGTTGAGTCGCAGAAAGCGAGACTTCTTGACCAGGTTGGCCCCGCCTCCAAAGCTCACCTGTCAGCAAATGCACAGCTTGCCGACTGCACATTGA
- the ctc1 gene encoding CST complex subunit CTC1 isoform X11, whose amino-acid sequence MDPLQPVRDQFNLHSDAEVKWLEELFNLIRDQICPVLSGPDTSCQTANQRASNLTVCVLKRIQKNMSATHTLPVSYRLVCVSELLSHQRLACVINLSWSTHQQRTLAKEAELSLPGQQALPRANLLLIGCLTYNQDGEWRLMDASGSVRCEVMSPSPLWLNRLVFLPHWHYIPQNAPQQAQPDARGYLEMIGSPVLLSPGLVHGSVTAPVAGARPGITVSVTEAAALVHNRIRGQRLSVSGHVASVCPLLVIAGTSFFCFTLTDKTHTIPVLVKDSSKLWWTQCLSVGMGVCVTALRVCVLKAWRGNNILCVTEHSEIHKTHTPAEDTPPAMSPPLMTSHLGEGQPEMCLVQSAVRIKHSRVISYQGTVTEVVSEGAGLYIMDKVMGLCLAYQPTLRRRLRVGDKVQLHHVHFLYRPCPDFPPSMLCTCLRSTLTVTNFSGVLGSVPNHSCPGDGVLPRLLVEKSTAVSQYLWTCHLSSQLKCSLLCSTTTHCVCLLSWKLMEIVLGEGQQQRRDIYIEMLDEPHSCLLMQYAADWAQHQYVSLSELCKSLQEDSWASLSLSSLLPSAGGGLTRVEMNSAVAWSSRTLTSDPTGEPGETLGRRPLLLVGVLELPSHPSQHVLQLRDATGVIACVVTGNTQEEEGGGQRAFLNTAWIGCLVCVQRFTMVTERFLQSDFPSYQHLDQDKFITHKHCRVYLQFSQDCIHILSPSAAMVTHLCQKGVESVDKKKKVQIAATKKRRRWEEEPEASQSSSSIPMTATYPCVSVVLRLEQKTGVTWMNTGVGLEEEEAGLIACFSAKSTVVGPVVAWGHDPKNRPMEDSEVDKEKQVNVVCSGASARWFPVLQSGCFYRLVVPNTQDCSVLIDCAVSGSRSDFTVKVQSDWKFHTLTRPLFVHTYEQNVSSTVSSVSQVLDNSCADVVCFQGFVSERINLDDRTKNTGHAQIGVRLTVCDQSGRSINVYLKLKNLNYPPGLLPGNTLMLSNFHKKLSRTGSVYCTNLPVSWVAVVRVRDKSSEGRPPVPIMHLGLWTRQSSTVGRIKGHVSACSQCLSSSACVFDSTAKDACSSAAWIGPFSVGGSSKSTQSQR is encoded by the exons ATGGACCCTCTGCAGCCGGTTCGGGACCAGTTTAATCTGCACAGTGATGCG GAAGTAAAATGGTTGGAAGAACTATTTAATTTAATCAGAGACCAGATTTGTCCTGTGCTCTCTGGCCCCGACACCTCCTGTCAGACAG CCAACCAGCGTGCGTCCAATCTGACTGTGTGTGTGCTAAAGAGGATACAAAAGAACATGTCTGCCACACACACATTACCTGTCAGCTACAG GCTGGTGTGCGTCTCTGAGCTTCTCTCTCACCAGCGTCTGGCCTGTGTCATTAACTTGTCGTGGAGCACCCATCAGCAGCGAACGTTGGCCAAGGAGGCTGAGCTGTCTCTGCCAGGTCAGCAGGCTTTACCACGAGCCAacctgctgctgattggctgtCTGACGTACAACCAAGACGGCGAGTGGAGGCTGATGGACGCCAGCGGCAGCGTCAGGTGTGAG GTCATGTCTCCATCACCTCTGTGGCTGAATCGTCTCGTCTTCCTGCCCCACTGGCACTACATCCCCCAAAATGCTCCACAGCAAGCGCAGCCAGATGCTCGAGGCTACTTAGAGATGATTGGCTCTCCGGTTCTGTTGAGTCCTGGCCTTGTGCATGGATCGGTGACTGCCCCTGTTGCAGGGGCGAGACCTGGAATCACAGTCAGTGTCACAGAGGCTGCAGCCTTAGTACACAACAG GATCCGAGGACAACGTTTGTCCGTCAGCGGCCATGTAGCTTCTGTCTGCCCCTTGTTGGTCATTGCAGGAACTTCCTTCTTCTGCTTCACACTGACAGACAAGACACACACAATACCTGTCTTGGTCAAG gaCAGCAGCAAGTTGTGGTGGACACAATGTTTGTCCGTCGGgatgggtgtgtgtgtgacagcctTGCGTGTGTGTGTCCTGAAAGCCTGGAGAGGAAACAACATTCTGTGTGTGACTGAACACTCCGAAATACACAAGACACACACTCCAGCAGAGGACACGCCACCGGCCATGTCTCCCCCACTGATGACATCACACCTAGGAGAAGGACAACCTGAGATGTGCCTTGTCCAATCAGCTGTCAGGATCAAACATTCCAGAGTTATCAGTTACcag GGCACAGTGACTGAAGTGGTGAGCGAAGGGGCGGGTCTGTACATAATGGACAAGGTGATGGGTCTGTGTCTGGCCTATCAGCCTACGCTGAGGAGGAGGCTCCGAGTGGGAGACAAAGTACag CTCCATCACGTTCACTTCCTCTACCGGCCCTGTCCTGATTTTCCTCCCAGCATGCTTTGCACTTGTCTGCGCTCCACTTTGACGGTGACAAACTTCAGCGGGGTGCTTGGCTCAGTCCCTAATCACAGCTGTCCCGGTGATGGTGTGTTGCCGCGGTTACTGGTGGAGAAGAGCACGGCCGTCTCCCAGTATCTGTGGACCTGCCACCTCAGCTCCCAGCTGAAATGCAG TCTGCTTTGCAGCACCACAACCCACTGTGTGTGTTTGCTGTCATGGAAACTGATGGAGATTGTGTTAGGAGAAGGGCAACAACAAAGACGAGACATCTACATCGAGATGCTGGACGAGCCTCACTCATGTCTGCTAATGCAG TATGCGGCTGACTGGGCGCAGCATCAATATGTCAGCCTATCTGAGCTATGCAAGTCCCTCCAAGAGGACTCTTGGGCTTCATTATCACTCAGCTCTCTGCTGCCATCCGCTGGAGGTGGACTGACACGAGTCGAGATGAACTCGGCCGTGGCCTGGTCCAGCAGGACTTTGACTTCTGACCCAACGGGCGAGCCCGGAGAGACGCTTGG ACGGCGTCCCCTGCTGCTCGTCGGCGTGTTGGAGCTTCCTTCTCACCCATCACAACACGTGCTTCAGCTGAGAGACGCTACAGGGGTTATCGCCTGCGTCGTCACAGGCAACAcccaggaggaggaggggggaggTCAAAGGGCTTTTTTAAATACTGCATGGATAG GTTGTCTAGTATGTGTCCAGCGGTTCACCATGGTAACAGAGCGATTCCTCCAATCAGATTTTCCCTCCTACCAACACTTAGACCAGGACAAGTTCATCACACATAAACACTGCag GGTTTACCTCCAGTTTTCTCAGGATTGCATCCACATTTTGAGTCCATCTGCTGCCATGGTAACTCACCTATGTCAGAAAGGGGTGGAGTCAGTAGATAAGAAGAAAAAGGTTCAAATAGCTGCgacaaagaagagaagaagatgGGAAGAGGAGCCAGAGGCCTCCCAGTCTTCTTCCTCCATTCCCATGACAGCCACCTACCCCTGCGTCTCAGTGGTCCTCAGGCTGGAGCAGAAGACTGGTGTGACTTGGATGAACACAGGGGTAGGGCTAGAGGAAGAGGAGGCTGGACTGATCGCTTGCTTCTCTGCTAAATCCACTGTGGTTGGTCCAGTGGTAGCCTGGGGGCATGACCCAAAGAACAGGCCAATGGAGGACTCTGAGGTGGACAAAGAGAAACAG GTGAACGTGGTGTGTTCAGGTGCGTCAGCTCGCTGGTTTCCTGTCCTCCAGTCAGGATGTTTTTACAGACTAGTGGTACCCAACACACAG GATTGCAGCGTGTTGATTGACTGTGCTGTCTCTGGGTCGAGAAGCGACTTCACTGTGAAGGTGCAATCTGATTGGAAGTTTCACACACTGACACGCCCACTCTTTGTGCACACCTATGAACAG AATGTCTCATCCACTGTGTCATCGGTGTCTCAAGTCCTGGACAACAG TTGTGCAGATGTGGTGTGTTTCCAGGGTTTTGTTTCTGAGCGAATCAATCTGGATGACAGGACAAAGAACACTGGACATGCTCAAATAG gTGTGCGTCTCACAGTGTGTGACCAAAGTGGGAGGAGCATCAATGTCTACCTGAAGTTGAAGAACCTCAACTACCCGCCTGGTCTGTTGCCAGGCAACACTCTGATGCTCTCAAATTTCCACAAAAAACTGTCCAG GACAGGAAGTGTGTACTGCACTAATCTACCAGTCAGCTGGGTGGCGGTCGTGCGTGTGCGAGATAAAAG TTCTGAGGGACGCCCACCGGTTCCCATCATGCACCTGGGCCTGTGGACTCGACAGAGCAGCACCGTGGGTCGAATCAAAGGTCACGTG TCAGCTTGCAGTCAGTGTCTCTCGTCCTCAGCTTGCGTCTTTGACAGCACAGCTAA GGATGCATGTTCGTCAGCTGCTTGGATTGGCCCATTCTCAGTGGGAGGGTCTTCAAAGAGCACTCAAAGTCAGAGGTGA